In Acidianus brierleyi, one genomic interval encodes:
- a CDS encoding stage II sporulation protein M, translating to MRLLSKLILIFFGMELAIFLGVSSIPFYMPAVAQKFNSTAGAVDSEPYVPMVITIFSHNLMIALSEFIPIIGIGMLIYTTYSTGMVLSAFTTTVYHIPGIAAAVILLTLPHSWLELPSYAVAAGSGLYVILTRDWRRFVMMIPFVALELLMAASVESAEIYFRSVNSYYFWLAGAPLLVMLYLVYEYLQKKADILAPKPQTTTSVFIQGQPIQNQYVPEQNIVDQDLNAASVMENQGNYFTASQYYWNAIITLIGIVSKKTGFMPITLDDYFNAARLLGEKYSSEIPSLFDQAYKERTEGNFNEFRNTALSLITKLKAIDNTH from the coding sequence ATGAGACTTCTTAGTAAGTTAATATTAATATTCTTTGGAATGGAATTAGCGATATTTTTAGGAGTTTCCTCAATTCCCTTCTATATGCCTGCCGTAGCACAGAAGTTTAACAGTACAGCTGGAGCAGTAGATTCAGAGCCTTACGTACCAATGGTTATAACTATATTTAGTCATAATTTGATGATAGCTTTATCTGAGTTTATACCAATAATAGGTATAGGAATGCTAATTTACACTACTTATAGTACAGGAATGGTATTATCTGCATTTACAACTACAGTTTATCATATTCCAGGAATTGCGGCCGCAGTAATACTATTAACATTGCCACATTCATGGCTAGAATTACCTTCGTATGCTGTTGCAGCTGGTAGTGGACTATATGTAATATTAACAAGAGACTGGAGAAGATTCGTTATGATGATACCTTTTGTAGCCTTAGAATTGCTTATGGCAGCTAGTGTTGAATCTGCTGAAATATATTTCAGAAGTGTAAATTCATATTATTTCTGGCTTGCAGGTGCTCCTTTGCTCGTTATGCTGTATCTTGTATACGAATATTTACAGAAAAAAGCCGACATACTTGCACCTAAACCTCAGACAACTACATCTGTTTTTATTCAAGGACAACCTATTCAAAATCAATACGTTCCAGAACAGAATATTGTAGATCAAGATTTAAACGCCGCTTCCGTTATGGAGAATCAAGGAAATTATTTTACTGCATCACAATATTATTGGAACGCTATAATAACCCTTATAGGCATAGTTAGCAAAAAAACTGGATTTATGCCTATAACACTCGATGATTATTTTAATGCCGCAAGGTTATTGGGTGAAAAATATTCTTCAGAAATACCTTCTTTATTTGATCAAGCTTACAAGGAAAGAACTGAAGGAAACTTTAACGAATTTAGGAATACTGCGCTATCTCTAATAACTAAGTTAAAGGCCATTGATAATACACATTAA
- a CDS encoding DUF973 family protein translates to MESEIQALKNIKIGSLYYFIAIVLALVTESLAITIKSLSTSAAFLVLELIAYVILILGFSKLRVGFFTISKEINTNIGITGINIFIFGVIALLFSDIFSILLYLGAFLIVLGNVMIGLNIYKIGQNFEGNMEKVAGILIMITVTSFIGYIISYFASDELIKKVSQTPEEKPLQIVTTDKNVGYGILKSNGDANFTVYSKGVSEIVSAQIIGYNFQVLQISPKTVGPGENKIYIKFNLSGLLSPGNIYNVEILLANNEKLLASLVYEI, encoded by the coding sequence ATGGAATCTGAGATTCAAGCATTAAAAAACATAAAGATCGGTTCACTTTATTATTTCATAGCCATAGTTCTTGCATTAGTCACTGAAAGTCTTGCCATAACTATAAAATCTTTAAGTACGAGCGCAGCATTCTTAGTATTGGAATTAATAGCTTATGTAATATTAATACTTGGATTTTCAAAGTTGCGTGTAGGTTTTTTTACAATCTCTAAGGAGATTAATACCAATATAGGAATAACTGGAATAAACATTTTCATTTTTGGAGTAATAGCGTTGCTGTTTAGTGATATTTTTTCAATCTTACTTTACCTTGGAGCTTTCCTGATAGTTTTAGGCAACGTAATGATAGGACTTAATATTTATAAAATTGGACAAAATTTTGAAGGAAATATGGAAAAAGTTGCAGGAATTCTAATAATGATAACAGTAACTTCGTTTATAGGTTATATCATATCATATTTTGCCTCTGACGAACTCATAAAGAAAGTATCTCAAACTCCAGAGGAAAAACCATTGCAGATAGTTACTACTGATAAGAATGTAGGTTATGGAATTTTAAAAAGTAATGGAGATGCAAACTTTACAGTCTATTCTAAAGGAGTATCTGAAATAGTTTCAGCACAAATTATAGGTTACAATTTCCAAGTATTGCAAATTAGCCCAAAAACTGTTGGACCTGGAGAGAATAAAATATATATAAAATTCAATTTATCGGGATTGCTATCTCCGGGAAATATTTATAATGTTGAAATATTACTTGCCAATAATGAAAAGTTGTTAGCTTCCCTAGTATATGAGATATAG